The bacterium genome window below encodes:
- a CDS encoding nitrilase-related carbon-nitrogen hydrolase: protein MRVGFFQFCPERGAKSSNIEKVHGAVSRLQCDLLVLPELFNTGYLFSSAAEAQKLAERIPSGPTTQALLQIASEHHVAIVGGLAEGDGDKLFNSSVLATPDGEVFRYRKLHLFGYEKDVFLPGDRAPEVFEVSGVKVGMMICFDWYFPETARVLMLKGAQIICHPANLVLPYCQGAMVTRCLENRVFAITANRVGTETVSGREVTFTGGSLIVDPLGNVLARAAIDGEEAGVVDIEPRMSCEKSLTSRNDLVSDRRVELYGRLLRR from the coding sequence ATGAGGGTCGGGTTCTTTCAGTTCTGTCCCGAACGTGGGGCAAAGAGCAGCAATATAGAGAAGGTGCACGGCGCAGTCAGCCGGCTTCAGTGCGACCTGCTTGTCCTTCCTGAGCTTTTCAACACGGGCTACCTCTTCTCGAGCGCGGCTGAGGCGCAGAAGCTCGCTGAGAGAATACCCTCCGGCCCGACCACTCAGGCCTTGCTTCAGATAGCGTCCGAACACCACGTCGCGATCGTCGGCGGACTTGCGGAGGGCGACGGCGACAAGCTTTTTAACTCATCGGTCCTAGCAACACCTGACGGCGAGGTATTTCGCTACCGCAAGCTCCATCTCTTTGGCTACGAGAAGGACGTGTTCTTGCCAGGCGATCGGGCGCCGGAGGTCTTCGAGGTTTCTGGGGTCAAGGTTGGGATGATGATCTGTTTCGACTGGTATTTCCCCGAGACGGCGAGGGTTCTCATGCTCAAGGGGGCGCAGATAATCTGCCATCCGGCGAACCTCGTCTTGCCGTATTGTCAGGGAGCGATGGTGACAAGATGCCTGGAGAATCGCGTTTTTGCTATTACGGCGAACCGCGTCGGGACTGAGACGGTTTCTGGACGTGAAGTTACCTTCACCGGTGGGAGCCTGATCGTCGATCCACTTGGGAACGTGCTGGCAAGGGCGGCAATTGACGGGGAGGAAGCCGGCGTAGTCGATATCGAGCCCAGGATGTCTTGCGAGAAGAGCCTGACGAGCAGGAACGATCTTGTGTCCGACAGGCGTGTTGAGCTCTACGGCCGGCTGCTAAGAAGATAA